One Candidatus Thioglobus sp. genomic window, AACAAACAGCGCAGTTATGATACTAAGTAATATTTTTTTCATGATTCTCCCCCAAGAGTTATCGTGCCTTTATTATTAAAGGTAAGGCTATTCTAACGCCTTTTGAATTTTTGCGTAATAAAATCCATCAAAATTATGGACTGGGAGTTGTTGTCTTCCTACGCAAGTCTCAATACCCCAATCTAGCTCTATTTTGATTTCTTTAGCATCTTCATGAGACTCTAAAAATCGAG contains:
- a CDS encoding 16S rRNA (cytosine(967)-C(5))-methyltransferase RsmB, coding for LLRKPKDIAALVSLQQQILENLWTMLKPGGTLLYATCSILKTENEQQITRFLESHEDAKEIKIELDWGIETCVGRQQLPVHNFDGFYYAKIQKALE